The following proteins are encoded in a genomic region of Sorangiineae bacterium MSr12523:
- a CDS encoding PTS sugar transporter subunit IIB has product MLGDSWSVKKILVACGSGIATSTVVVQKLGELLRARGLFVRIEQCKASEVESKISGFDLVVSTTEVGDSKGKPIVRTVSFLTGIGIDKDIERIVKLLSA; this is encoded by the coding sequence ATGCTCGGCGATTCTTGGAGCGTGAAGAAAATCTTGGTTGCTTGCGGCTCGGGGATCGCAACCTCCACGGTGGTCGTTCAAAAGCTGGGCGAGCTTCTTCGTGCGCGCGGGTTGTTCGTTCGAATCGAGCAATGCAAAGCCTCGGAAGTGGAAAGCAAAATCTCGGGCTTCGATCTGGTCGTTTCCACCACGGAAGTAGGCGACTCCAAGGGAAAACCCATCGTTCGAACCGTGAGCTTTCTCACCGGCATCGGTATCGACAAGGACATCGAGCGCATCGTCAAGCTTCTCAGCGCTTGA